The following coding sequences are from one Haploplasma axanthum window:
- a CDS encoding methionine ABC transporter permease: MKLTPIDKEEIIAAFGDTVYLLFITAIFVIIFGILIGFTLYFTERKTDEVQSGFIKITNRVISFIIDIARSIPFIILMVVLIPITVIIVGTMLGAKAALPALIISATPFYGRIVYMSLRDVNKGKLEALRAMGASNLTVILYMTKEALPSLISGLTVTLVTLVGFITSAGAIGAGGLGDLAVKRAFGNNLQVAYICVLLVLIIVFVIQLTGDYLSKKIDKR; encoded by the coding sequence ATGAAGTTGACACCTATTGATAAAGAAGAAATAATAGCTGCTTTTGGTGATACTGTATATCTATTATTTATAACAGCGATTTTTGTTATTATCTTTGGAATTCTTATTGGTTTTACTTTATATTTCACTGAAAGAAAAACTGATGAAGTACAGAGTGGTTTTATAAAAATTACTAATAGAGTTATAAGTTTTATTATTGATATAGCAAGATCTATTCCATTTATTATACTAATGGTTGTTTTAATTCCAATAACGGTTATTATTGTTGGAACAATGCTAGGAGCAAAAGCTGCTCTTCCAGCACTTATTATTAGTGCAACGCCGTTTTATGGAAGAATTGTTTATATGTCACTTAGAGATGTTAATAAAGGTAAATTAGAAGCTTTGAGGGCAATGGGAGCTTCAAATTTAACGGTAATTCTTTATATGACAAAAGAAGCATTGCCATCATTAATATCAGGACTTACTGTGACTCTTGTAACACTTGTTGGATTTATAACATCAGCTGGAGCAATTGGTGCTGGTGGATTAGGTGATTTAGCTGTTAAAAGAGCATTTGGCAATAATTTACAAGTTGCATATATTTGTGTACTGTTAGTTTTAATAATTGTATTTGTTATTCAACTAACAGGAGATTATTTAAGTAAAAAAATTGATAAAAGATAA
- a CDS encoding DUF1189 family protein — protein MYKRFKASLTKPSMVFLYIKDSFWKVFSYLLIMTALLTIPAIVVSISKPEMLFPSYNEINNGINKEFVNANLKIENGKLINENATSKNFVIDDFTFVVGTIPRTNTPYIILFEESRVTLYMSASTMAIEISSFKYENSELNNIVFSTDEANIVTKETIKLFDSSLIVVYVSQIFIGYLLDYLLIALVLTALSMMMRRLPLSFGNIFKTNIYLLTGWVIFNLIITLFGFNDLYYFTIIVAYVYQMIAYRMIRVVKTNGSKKENDDE, from the coding sequence ATGTATAAACGATTTAAAGCAAGTTTAACAAAACCTAGTATGGTTTTTTTATATATAAAAGATTCGTTTTGGAAAGTTTTTTCATATCTTTTGATAATGACAGCTCTTCTTACAATTCCAGCAATTGTTGTTTCTATTAGTAAACCTGAGATGTTATTCCCAAGTTATAATGAAATAAATAATGGAATAAATAAAGAATTTGTAAATGCAAATTTAAAAATTGAAAATGGTAAGTTAATTAATGAGAATGCAACAAGTAAAAACTTTGTAATTGATGATTTCACATTTGTTGTTGGAACAATTCCAAGAACAAATACCCCATATATTATTTTATTTGAAGAAAGTAGGGTTACTCTCTATATGAGTGCATCTACAATGGCAATTGAAATATCAAGTTTTAAATATGAGAATAGCGAATTGAATAATATCGTTTTTTCAACTGATGAAGCAAATATTGTAACTAAAGAGACAATTAAACTCTTTGATTCAAGTTTAATTGTGGTGTATGTTTCACAAATTTTTATTGGTTATTTACTAGATTATTTATTGATTGCTCTTGTATTAACAGCATTATCAATGATGATGCGAAGATTACCTTTAAGTTTTGGTAATATTTTTAAAACGAATATTTATCTATTAACAGGGTGGGTTATTTTCAATTTGATAATAACATTGTTTGGATTTAACGACCTATATTATTTTACTATAATAGTTGCGTATGTTTATCAAATGATTGCATATCGAATGATTAGAGTTGTTAAGACAAATGGTTCAAAGAAGGAAAATGATGATGAATAA
- a CDS encoding methionine ABC transporter ATP-binding protein, translating to MIELVNVSKIYKLENKKESLVLKDVSLSINESESIGIVGYSGAGKSTLIRLLNGLVKPSSGNVLVDGIDINSLKKNELNFLRHKIGMIFQDYNLLSSLKVIDNVLLSLKISKYSDSKSENLERAKEVLNLVGLSDKLNEYPKNLSGGQRQRVAIARAIASKPKYLLCDEITSALDNNTALEIIEILNDIKEKTNVTIIFITHQLEMVRKLCDRVVVMDSGEIIEDQKVLELFISPKTKTAKTLINLKTELDEYNDNTFILKYKNSANKERILSETIKKFEIDFNILSAKTLDIGKNIVGYLILEITGNRVDEAIIYLKNKGIEVEKYEVDTY from the coding sequence ATGATAGAGTTAGTTAATGTTAGTAAAATATATAAACTTGAGAATAAAAAAGAATCATTAGTATTAAAAGATGTTTCTTTATCAATTAATGAGAGTGAAAGCATTGGAATAGTTGGTTATAGTGGTGCAGGTAAATCGACATTAATTAGACTATTAAATGGACTTGTAAAACCAAGTAGTGGAAATGTTTTGGTTGATGGAATTGATATTAATAGTTTAAAGAAAAATGAATTAAACTTTTTAAGACATAAGATAGGAATGATTTTTCAAGACTATAATTTATTAAGTTCATTGAAAGTTATTGATAATGTTTTATTGTCATTGAAGATTTCAAAGTATAGCGATTCAAAAAGTGAAAACCTTGAACGAGCAAAAGAAGTATTAAATCTTGTTGGTCTTTCTGATAAGTTAAATGAATACCCTAAAAACTTATCTGGTGGACAAAGACAAAGAGTTGCAATAGCAAGAGCTATAGCAAGTAAACCAAAATATTTACTATGTGATGAAATAACATCCGCGTTAGATAATAATACTGCTCTTGAAATAATCGAGATTTTAAATGATATAAAAGAGAAAACTAATGTAACAATCATTTTTATAACACATCAATTAGAAATGGTTAGAAAGTTATGTGATAGAGTTGTTGTTATGGATAGTGGTGAAATTATTGAAGATCAAAAAGTTTTAGAGTTATTTATTTCACCAAAGACAAAAACAGCAAAAACATTGATTAATTTAAAAACAGAACTTGATGAATACAATGATAATACATTTATTTTAAAGTATAAGAATTCTGCAAATAAAGAAAGAATTCTTAGTGAAACAATTAAAAAGTTTGAAATTGATTTTAATATATTAAGTGCTAAAACATTAGATATTGGTAAAAATATAGTTGGATATCTTATTTTAGAAATAACAGGTAATAGAGTAGATGAAGCAATTATATATTTAAAGAATAAAGGAATTGAGGTGGAAAAATATGAAGTTGACACCTATTGA
- the leuS gene encoding leucine--tRNA ligase, whose amino-acid sequence MNYDYKKIEKKWQNYWHENQLFKTENENLKPKKYILDMFPYPSAYGLHVGHISGYTATDILSRYYRMKGFNVLHPFGWDAFGLPAEQFALKTGKDPEEFTKQNIETFKRQLIESGKGIDWSRELSTADPNYFKWTQWIFKKLYEHNLAEIKDIEVNWCEELGTVLANDEILIVDGMMVSERGNYPVYKKAMRQWVLKITEYADRLLDDLKLVDWPENLKEMQRNWIGKSTGAIINFDCLGSEISFDVFTTRPDTIYGATYCVLAPENPLVLDIVTSDEEESVRNYIITTKQKSDLERQTNKEKTGVFTGAYAINPVNNKEIPIWIADYVLPHYGTGAVMAVPAHDDRDNEFAIKYGLDIIEVIQGETDGAFTGDGVHYNSGIIDGLNNSEASEKIISYLEKIKKGYAKNNYKLRDWVFSRQRYWGEPFPVVFDENNNIYVLKDEELPLELPKMKNIKPSGTGESPLANAHTWLNIEYDGMKVRRDTNTMPQLAGSSWYYIGYILKEHLGMIPLNTEEAKKELKKWLPVDLYVGGTEHAVGHLLYSRFWHKFLYDLGIVDTKEPFLKLVNQGMILGPDNTKMSKSRGNVINPDDIIFEFGADTLRVYEMFMGPIEAEKAWSTEGVAGIKRFLDRMFRMYSFEIVDNVDELNMIHHQTIKKVTEDIEKMGYNTAVSALMVFVNEVYKVKKMSKKQARDFLKLLNPFAPHITEEINKEILKQHETLLYSEWPIYDEAYLVLDEVEVVVQVNGKLRARLSVANNTSKEELENIALNNENVSKHLEGLTIRKIVVIPNKLVNIVAN is encoded by the coding sequence ATGAATTACGATTATAAAAAGATTGAAAAGAAATGGCAAAATTATTGGCATGAAAATCAATTGTTTAAAACAGAAAATGAAAATTTGAAACCTAAAAAATACATATTAGACATGTTTCCATATCCAAGTGCTTATGGATTGCACGTTGGACATATTAGTGGTTATACAGCAACTGATATTTTAAGTCGTTATTATAGAATGAAAGGTTTTAATGTTTTACATCCTTTTGGTTGGGATGCATTTGGACTTCCAGCAGAACAATTTGCTTTAAAAACTGGAAAAGATCCAGAAGAATTTACTAAACAAAACATTGAAACATTTAAAAGACAATTAATTGAATCTGGAAAAGGGATTGATTGGAGTAGAGAATTATCAACTGCTGATCCTAATTATTTCAAATGGACACAATGGATATTTAAAAAATTATATGAACATAATTTAGCAGAAATTAAAGATATAGAAGTTAATTGGTGTGAAGAACTTGGAACAGTACTTGCTAACGATGAAATTTTAATTGTTGATGGCATGATGGTATCTGAAAGAGGAAATTATCCAGTATATAAGAAAGCTATGCGCCAATGGGTACTTAAGATCACTGAATATGCAGATAGACTATTGGATGATTTAAAGCTTGTAGACTGGCCAGAAAACTTAAAAGAAATGCAAAGAAACTGGATTGGAAAAAGTACAGGAGCAATCATTAATTTTGATTGTTTAGGAAGTGAAATTAGTTTTGATGTTTTTACAACAAGACCTGATACAATTTATGGAGCAACTTACTGTGTATTAGCACCTGAAAATCCATTGGTTTTAGATATTGTAACTTCAGATGAAGAAGAAAGTGTTAGAAACTATATTATAACAACAAAGCAAAAATCTGATTTAGAACGTCAAACAAATAAAGAAAAAACTGGTGTGTTTACCGGTGCATATGCAATTAATCCAGTAAATAATAAAGAAATTCCGATTTGGATTGCAGATTATGTTTTACCACATTATGGAACAGGTGCTGTAATGGCTGTGCCTGCTCATGATGATAGAGATAATGAGTTTGCTATTAAATATGGATTAGATATTATTGAAGTAATTCAAGGTGAAACAGATGGTGCATTTACCGGAGATGGAGTTCATTACAATAGTGGAATAATTGATGGCTTAAATAATTCTGAAGCTAGTGAAAAAATTATTTCTTATTTAGAGAAGATTAAAAAAGGATATGCGAAAAATAACTATAAACTGCGTGACTGGGTATTTTCACGTCAAAGATATTGGGGAGAACCATTTCCGGTAGTCTTTGATGAAAATAATAATATTTACGTATTAAAAGATGAAGAATTACCATTAGAGTTACCGAAGATGAAAAATATTAAACCAAGTGGAACCGGAGAATCACCACTAGCAAACGCACATACGTGGTTAAATATTGAATATGATGGTATGAAAGTAAGACGTGATACTAACACAATGCCTCAACTTGCAGGTAGTTCATGGTACTATATCGGTTATATTTTAAAAGAACATTTAGGAATGATTCCACTTAACACAGAAGAAGCTAAAAAAGAATTAAAAAAATGGCTCCCTGTTGATTTATATGTTGGTGGTACAGAACACGCTGTTGGGCATTTACTATATTCAAGATTTTGGCATAAATTTTTATATGATTTAGGAATTGTTGATACAAAAGAGCCTTTCTTAAAATTAGTGAATCAAGGAATGATTTTAGGACCAGACAATACTAAGATGAGTAAATCACGTGGTAATGTCATTAATCCAGATGATATAATCTTTGAATTTGGTGCAGATACCTTAAGAGTATATGAAATGTTCATGGGACCAATTGAAGCAGAAAAAGCCTGGTCAACTGAAGGTGTTGCAGGAATCAAGAGATTTTTAGATCGCATGTTTAGAATGTATTCATTTGAAATTGTTGATAATGTTGATGAGTTAAATATGATTCATCACCAAACAATTAAAAAAGTAACTGAAGATATTGAGAAAATGGGATACAATACTGCAGTTAGTGCCTTAATGGTTTTTGTTAATGAAGTATATAAGGTTAAAAAGATGAGTAAGAAACAAGCAAGAGATTTCTTGAAACTATTGAATCCATTTGCTCCTCATATAACTGAAGAGATTAATAAGGAAATATTGAAACAACATGAAACATTACTTTATTCAGAGTGGCCAATATATGATGAAGCATATTTAGTCTTAGATGAGGTTGAAGTAGTTGTTCAAGTTAATGGAAAACTAAGAGCAAGATTAAGTGTTGCTAATAACACAAGTAAAGAAGAATTAGAAAATATCGCACTTAATAATGAAAATGTTTCTAAGCATTTAGAAGGATTAACAATTAGAAAGATTGTTGTAATTCCAAACAAACTTGTTAATATAGTTGCAAACTAA
- the acpP gene encoding acyl carrier protein encodes MIFERIKELVVQEMNIPAEKVSLESRIAEDLGADSIDAIELIMGVEEEFDIEISDDEAMNIKTIGDLVAVITKLKA; translated from the coding sequence ATGATTTTTGAAAGAATTAAAGAACTAGTTGTTCAAGAAATGAACATTCCAGCTGAAAAAGTTTCTTTAGAGTCAAGAATTGCTGAGGATCTTGGAGCAGATTCAATCGATGCTATTGAGTTAATCATGGGTGTTGAAGAAGAATTTGACATTGAAATCAGTGATGATGAAGCAATGAACATTAAAACAATCGGAGATTTAGTAGCTGTAATTACAAAGTTAAAAGCTTAA
- a CDS encoding glycerophosphodiester phosphodiesterase family protein gives MKNLNFLKEWQIAHRGLHNNNNKIPENSIIAYKEAINKNYAIELDITFLTDGSIVCFHDDNLLRMTGVDLEIKTCNLNTVKDLKLLNTDEIIPLFEDLLRLVDGKVPLLIEIKQNRNFKTFFKNLTTLLDNYDGEFAIFSFNPLVLSILKKYRKNYIRGQITSYFNELSTMSKPLKYLMKSLFFNHFTKPDFISYNIDNLPNKYADKAKKKGLTVISYTAKNQNDYDLALKHYDNIVFEGFIPLKK, from the coding sequence ATGAAAAACTTGAATTTTTTAAAAGAATGGCAAATCGCTCATCGAGGATTACATAACAATAATAACAAAATTCCCGAAAACTCAATCATTGCTTATAAAGAAGCAATTAATAAAAATTATGCTATTGAACTTGATATCACTTTTTTAACTGATGGTTCTATTGTTTGTTTCCATGATGATAACTTACTTAGAATGACAGGTGTTGATCTTGAGATTAAAACTTGTAATTTAAATACAGTTAAAGATTTAAAGCTTTTAAATACTGATGAGATAATTCCTTTATTCGAAGATTTACTAAGACTTGTAGATGGTAAAGTTCCTTTACTAATTGAAATAAAACAAAATAGAAACTTTAAAACCTTCTTTAAAAATTTAACTACACTCTTAGATAACTATGATGGTGAATTTGCTATTTTCTCATTTAATCCCTTAGTTTTAAGTATTTTAAAAAAATATCGTAAGAATTACATAAGAGGACAAATAACTTCTTACTTTAATGAACTTTCTACAATGTCAAAACCCTTAAAGTATTTAATGAAAAGTTTATTCTTCAATCATTTTACTAAACCGGATTTTATTAGTTACAACATCGATAATCTTCCGAACAAATATGCTGATAAAGCAAAGAAAAAAGGACTTACAGTAATCTCATATACAGCTAAAAATCAAAATGATTATGATTTAGCGCTAAAACATTATGACAACATCGTTTTTGAAGGATTTATCCCACTAAAAAAATAA
- a CDS encoding MetQ/NlpA family ABC transporter substrate-binding protein has protein sequence MKKSILGVLLLVLTITLIGCGKNKEKTIKVIATEEPHAEILREAKPLLKEQGYNLEITVTNNYELGNPAVENGSADANYFQHIPYFNQQNKNGNLVNVGAIHLEPIGLYAGTVNNIDNLKDGDEIIISDNAPDYGRIVAFLANIGLVTTIDGFDQLKEIDSPEKGIETKKVNFKFKIIAAKLLVTAKNNNEGALFFINGNYAITGNLDVKTALVTELSTNNPYANIVVVKKGNEDDPKIKALLEVLQSEHIKNFINTKYNGTVILVKK, from the coding sequence ATGAAAAAAAGTATTTTAGGAGTATTATTATTAGTTTTAACAATCACATTAATAGGATGTGGTAAGAATAAAGAAAAAACAATTAAAGTGATTGCTACAGAAGAACCACATGCTGAGATTTTAAGAGAAGCAAAACCATTATTAAAAGAACAAGGATATAATTTAGAGATTACAGTTACTAATAACTATGAACTTGGAAATCCAGCGGTTGAAAATGGTAGTGCTGATGCAAACTACTTCCAACATATTCCATATTTTAATCAACAAAATAAAAATGGTAATTTAGTTAATGTTGGAGCAATCCATTTAGAACCAATTGGTTTATATGCAGGAACAGTAAATAACATAGATAATCTAAAAGATGGTGATGAAATAATAATAAGTGATAATGCACCAGATTACGGAAGAATTGTTGCATTTTTAGCAAACATTGGTTTAGTAACTACTATTGATGGTTTTGATCAATTAAAAGAAATAGATAGTCCTGAAAAAGGAATTGAAACTAAAAAAGTTAATTTTAAGTTTAAGATTATTGCTGCTAAACTTTTAGTAACTGCAAAGAATAATAACGAAGGTGCTTTATTTTTTATTAATGGTAACTATGCAATAACTGGTAATTTAGATGTTAAAACGGCATTAGTAACTGAGCTATCAACAAATAATCCATATGCAAATATTGTAGTTGTGAAAAAAGGAAATGAAGACGATCCAAAAATAAAAGCATTATTAGAAGTATTACAATCAGAACATATAAAAAACTTTATAAATACTAAATATAATGGAACAGTAATTCTTGTCAAAAAATAA
- a CDS encoding DUF2188 domain-containing protein: MCFFKKRKAKKEAKRQAELEALKANEKKAIEDEKKVPKVEEKKVEVKKEEPKVVETKDDDKDSNKVVKYHVSQNKDDKSPNFKQWRVRKQGSQKTIKYFNTQLEAIEFAEDLAEKAGSSIVIHKVDGSIRKQDYTKK, encoded by the coding sequence ATGTGTTTTTTTAAGAAACGTAAAGCTAAGAAAGAAGCGAAACGTCAAGCTGAGTTGGAAGCTTTAAAAGCAAATGAGAAAAAAGCTATTGAAGATGAAAAAAAGGTTCCAAAAGTAGAAGAGAAAAAAGTTGAAGTTAAAAAGGAAGAACCAAAAGTTGTTGAAACTAAAGATGATGATAAAGATTCAAATAAAGTAGTCAAATATCATGTTTCGCAAAATAAAGATGATAAAAGTCCTAACTTTAAACAATGGAGAGTTAGAAAACAAGGTTCTCAAAAAACAATTAAATACTTCAATACTCAACTAGAAGCTATTGAATTTGCTGAGGATTTAGCTGAAAAAGCTGGCTCATCAATTGTTATTCATAAAGTTGATGGATCAATCAGAAAACAAGATTATACAAAAAAATAA
- a CDS encoding heavy metal translocating P-type ATPase: protein MKKEKHNHDHHDHEHNNEHEEGHSHEDHHGHDHKHGKHTLIISAVLFFVGVILHIVSRFITNDTIMMILNLIALVFAGTHVIFEGIEDTISSTIRKKKFTPNVHILMTLAAIGAVIIGDYKEAALLIIIFAGAHYLEEYAEGKSKKEIKKLLKLNPTKARRILEDGSIEIIDVNELKIGDKLKVLNGDQIPTDGIIISGESDINEASITGESIPRLKSINDEVFGSTMNGNGTFEMQVTKDSENTVFSKIVKLVGEAQTNISKTAVLIKKIEPIYVTAVILLTPFIYLFGRYILNWGSVDSFYRTMVFLIVASPCALAATDIPATLSAISNLAKNGVLFKGGSYLSNLSEIGAVAFDKTGTLTEGKPVVTDVYFAKEVNELDKQKYLDILVSMESKSNHPLATAIINYFDVTKKIEVEAENIIGVGLIANYKDKQYKIGKPTSYKTISKELVNVTHEYSNEGKTVVYFGVNEEVVLLIAIQDIPKESSKVAIDFLNKENVRTVMITGDAVKTGEAIGNKLGINEVIGNVLPEDKANIIKDLKTKYGVVAMLGDGVNDAPALVTADIGIAMGDGTDIAIDVADGVLMKNDLTKFVYTYKTSKKLRRIVWENIIFSMLVVLFLITINFFGKMEMPLAVLVHEGSTIVVILNGLRLLKRIKV, encoded by the coding sequence ATGAAAAAAGAAAAACACAATCATGATCATCACGATCATGAACATAATAATGAGCATGAAGAAGGACATAGTCATGAAGATCATCACGGACATGATCATAAACATGGTAAGCATACATTAATAATTTCTGCGGTATTATTCTTTGTAGGTGTAATACTACATATTGTATCTAGATTTATAACAAATGATACTATTATGATGATACTTAATTTAATAGCATTAGTATTTGCAGGTACACATGTTATTTTTGAAGGAATTGAAGATACAATAAGTTCAACGATAAGAAAGAAAAAGTTCACACCAAATGTTCATATCTTGATGACACTAGCTGCAATAGGAGCTGTAATAATTGGTGATTATAAAGAAGCGGCATTATTAATTATAATTTTTGCGGGTGCACATTATTTAGAAGAATATGCTGAAGGGAAAAGTAAAAAAGAGATTAAGAAGCTTCTTAAACTTAATCCTACAAAAGCAAGAAGAATTCTTGAAGATGGTAGTATTGAAATAATTGATGTTAATGAATTAAAAATTGGTGATAAATTAAAAGTTCTAAATGGTGATCAAATTCCAACTGATGGAATAATTATCTCTGGTGAATCTGATATCAATGAAGCATCAATTACGGGTGAGAGTATACCAAGACTTAAAAGTATAAATGATGAAGTATTTGGTAGTACAATGAATGGTAATGGAACATTTGAGATGCAAGTTACTAAAGATAGTGAAAATACAGTATTTTCAAAAATTGTTAAACTAGTTGGTGAAGCTCAAACAAATATTTCTAAAACAGCGGTTCTAATTAAAAAGATTGAACCTATATATGTTACAGCAGTGATTCTACTTACACCTTTTATTTATTTATTCGGAAGATATATATTAAACTGGGGTTCAGTAGATAGTTTCTATCGTACAATGGTCTTTTTAATTGTTGCTTCTCCATGTGCGCTTGCTGCAACTGATATACCAGCAACATTATCAGCAATCTCAAATCTAGCGAAAAATGGTGTTTTATTTAAAGGTGGATCATATTTATCTAATCTATCAGAAATTGGTGCAGTTGCATTTGATAAAACTGGAACATTAACTGAAGGTAAACCGGTTGTTACTGATGTCTATTTTGCAAAAGAAGTAAATGAACTTGATAAACAAAAATATCTTGATATTCTAGTTTCAATGGAAAGTAAATCAAATCATCCACTAGCAACAGCAATTATTAATTATTTTGATGTAACTAAAAAAATTGAAGTTGAAGCAGAAAATATTATAGGCGTTGGACTTATTGCAAACTATAAAGATAAACAATATAAGATTGGAAAACCAACATCGTACAAAACAATTTCTAAAGAATTAGTGAATGTTACGCATGAATATTCTAATGAAGGTAAGACTGTTGTTTACTTCGGTGTTAATGAAGAAGTAGTATTACTTATTGCTATTCAAGATATTCCAAAAGAAAGTTCAAAAGTAGCAATTGATTTTTTAAACAAAGAAAATGTAAGAACAGTAATGATTACTGGTGATGCAGTTAAAACAGGTGAAGCAATAGGTAATAAACTAGGTATTAACGAGGTTATTGGTAATGTCTTGCCAGAAGATAAGGCAAACATCATAAAGGACTTAAAAACAAAATATGGCGTTGTAGCAATGCTTGGTGATGGAGTTAACGATGCACCTGCGCTTGTAACTGCTGATATTGGGATTGCTATGGGCGATGGAACAGATATAGCAATAGATGTTGCTGATGGTGTTTTAATGAAGAATGATTTAACAAAATTTGTTTACACATATAAAACTTCAAAGAAACTTAGAAGAATTGTATGGGAGAATATAATCTTTTCAATGTTAGTAGTCTTATTCCTAATAACAATTAATTTTTTCGGAAAAATGGAGATGCCACTTGCGGTATTAGTGCATGAAGGAAGTACTATTGTAGTTATTCTTAATGGATTAAGATTGTTAAAACGTATAAAAGTGTGA